The following are encoded together in the Flavobacterium haoranii genome:
- a CDS encoding tetratricopeptide repeat-containing sensor histidine kinase — protein MRFRFLTLALFCFTFSFSQQAKIDSLYQIIKTTKNDSTKVAVYNQLVWKYLFSDKNKAKELIDISEKVALASNEKFGYNSLLGIKGIYYDVNGNSDSAKYFFEKSLEYSKKHHFLVHEEHTLTNLGMYNWNQGNFEKALQYYFESIKVNQKIPEEKKGNLDANYNNIGLIYQEMHLFDKAITYHLKALELRKKRKYISAQIHSYNNLGICYKELDQMQKAKASFEESIVLANQINPGNEYYIAIEGLASIEYKEGNYKKALDLFLQSLHRPKEIPLNSKEKVHLYSNLAAVYVNIKQPKEAIRYGELCLSELELSSENKEYEVEVYKSLAEAYYLIGNIEKGSFYNAEFYKKTTEKFKEESAKSFQELEVKYETEKKEKDLAQEKVKVAERELRIKNKNNLLLISGFVILNILLISWLFLSQQKFKNKQLQKEKELSEALLKIESNNRLQEQRLAISRDLHDNVGAQLTFIISSIDSLKMFLTNGEEKVVQKLSNISQFTKETITELRDTIWAMNKDEILVEDFKTRISNFIEQAKVSLQGISFEFTCHLPKETSFNSKDGMNIYRIIQESVNNAIKHAKATKIEVVVSKVNQQIEVIVKDNGNGFDIENSSFGNGLNSIKKRALESNCELKIDSNSSGTTVSLVY, from the coding sequence ATGAGGTTTCGGTTTTTAACTTTAGCATTATTTTGCTTTACTTTTAGTTTTTCGCAACAAGCTAAAATTGATAGTTTGTATCAAATTATAAAAACAACCAAAAACGACTCTACAAAAGTTGCAGTTTATAATCAATTAGTTTGGAAGTATTTGTTTAGCGATAAAAATAAAGCTAAAGAGTTAATCGATATCTCAGAAAAAGTTGCACTCGCTTCAAATGAAAAATTCGGCTATAATTCGCTATTAGGAATTAAAGGAATTTATTATGATGTAAACGGAAATTCGGATTCTGCTAAATACTTTTTTGAAAAATCTCTGGAATACAGTAAAAAACATCATTTTTTAGTGCACGAAGAACATACGCTCACTAATCTTGGAATGTATAATTGGAACCAAGGTAACTTCGAAAAAGCACTTCAATATTACTTCGAATCGATAAAAGTGAACCAAAAAATTCCCGAAGAAAAAAAGGGAAATTTAGATGCAAACTACAATAATATTGGTCTCATTTATCAAGAAATGCATCTGTTTGATAAAGCTATAACCTATCATTTAAAAGCCTTGGAATTACGCAAGAAAAGAAAGTATATTTCGGCTCAAATTCATAGCTACAATAATTTAGGAATTTGCTACAAGGAGTTAGACCAAATGCAAAAAGCAAAAGCATCTTTCGAAGAATCAATTGTTCTGGCTAATCAAATCAATCCAGGTAATGAATATTATATCGCAATAGAAGGTTTGGCTTCCATTGAATATAAAGAGGGAAATTATAAAAAAGCTCTCGATTTATTTTTACAATCGTTACATCGCCCAAAAGAAATACCACTTAATTCCAAAGAAAAAGTTCATTTGTATAGTAATTTGGCTGCTGTTTATGTAAATATAAAACAACCCAAAGAAGCGATTCGATATGGTGAATTGTGTTTAAGTGAACTAGAACTTTCAAGCGAAAACAAAGAATATGAAGTTGAGGTTTACAAATCGTTAGCCGAAGCGTATTATTTGATTGGCAATATCGAAAAAGGATCGTTTTATAATGCAGAATTCTATAAAAAAACTACCGAAAAATTTAAAGAAGAAAGTGCTAAATCGTTTCAAGAACTTGAAGTGAAATACGAAACGGAAAAAAAAGAAAAAGATTTGGCCCAAGAAAAAGTTAAGGTTGCCGAACGAGAACTTCGCATAAAAAATAAGAATAATTTATTGTTGATATCAGGTTTTGTAATTTTGAATATTTTATTAATATCGTGGTTGTTTTTAAGCCAACAAAAGTTTAAAAACAAGCAGTTACAAAAAGAGAAAGAACTTTCGGAAGCCTTATTGAAAATTGAAAGTAATAATAGATTACAAGAACAACGTTTGGCCATTTCAAGAGATTTGCACGATAATGTTGGGGCTCAATTAACTTTTATTATTTCATCTATTGATAGTTTAAAAATGTTTTTAACCAATGGCGAAGAAAAAGTAGTTCAAAAATTATCTAACATTAGTCAGTTTACCAAAGAAACCATAACCGAACTACGCGATACCATTTGGGCGATGAATAAAGATGAAATTCTAGTAGAAGATTTCAAAACCCGAATTTCTAATTTTATCGAACAAGCAAAAGTTTCTCTACAAGGAATTTCGTTCGAATTTACGTGTCATTTACCAAAAGAAACTTCATTCAACTCAAAAGACGGTATGAATATTTACCGCATCATTCAAGAAAGTGTAAACAATGCAATTAAACATGCAAAAGCTACAAAAATTGAAGTCGTTGTGAGCAAAGTAAATCAACAAATTGAAGTAATTGTCAAAGATAACGGAAATGGTTTTGATATTGAAAATAGCTCATTCGGTAATGGATTAAATTCTATTAAAAAGCGAGCGTTAGAAAGTAATTGTGAATTAAAAATTGATTCTAATTCATCGGGAACTACCGTTTCTTTGGTATATTAA
- a CDS encoding tetratricopeptide repeat-containing sensor histidine kinase — MKYLVVFFLLLGFQMNSQSSKVQKLNDNAINVYRENSEKAIELLEEALSKSNSKIDYELTNNNFGIVYRFLNDFEKAKKFSLKSLQTKDLKILSSAYNNIGACNRSLGLYEESIKFYLKALSIYEKNSNEKEYGTVCNNIGMVYTSMELYERAKEYNLKAIQKFDKIKYLKGISESYNNYAIASANQDSLDLALNYFNKSLKIEESLNDKKGISESLNNVGGIYYYKGDLDKALESFLKVIDVEKEIKNYGGVASTYNNIAQVFLDFKESSQAIKYIDSAYFYATKYKVSEDLLTSLNNYIAYNESIEDYKKASKYYKEYIKVNDSILNRNNLNVLHETEVKYQTEKKEREILVQKAKIAEKNTIIISVISLLLLSVLLGYFLYSKQKMKTLQLIKERELQDALLKIETQNKLQEQRLQISRDLHDNIGSQLTFIISSIDNLKFALGNQNPKVDEKLTKISSFTRETIVELRDTIWAMNKEEITVEDLETRISNFIENAKISLTGTQFNFISNLNSTDLKPFSSRDGMNIYRIIQESVNNAIKHGNASKIEVSIQEVNKRILVEITDNGSGFNIQEVEKGNGLNSIQKRASELNGNLEMISNHQGTTVSLDLKKQLL; from the coding sequence ATGAAATATTTAGTAGTGTTTTTTCTTTTGCTTGGTTTTCAAATGAATTCTCAAAGTAGCAAAGTGCAAAAATTAAATGATAATGCAATTAATGTTTACAGAGAAAATTCAGAGAAAGCAATTGAATTACTTGAGGAAGCATTGTCTAAAAGTAATAGTAAAATTGATTATGAACTAACTAATAATAATTTTGGTATTGTTTATCGTTTTTTAAATGATTTTGAAAAGGCTAAAAAATTTTCATTAAAATCTTTACAAACCAAAGATTTAAAAATTTTATCTTCTGCATATAATAACATTGGAGCATGTAATAGATCCTTAGGTTTGTATGAAGAATCAATTAAATTTTATTTAAAAGCGTTGTCTATTTATGAGAAAAATAGTAATGAAAAAGAGTATGGAACAGTTTGTAATAATATAGGAATGGTGTATACATCAATGGAACTATATGAAAGAGCAAAAGAATACAATTTAAAAGCAATACAGAAATTTGATAAGATTAAATATTTAAAAGGAATTTCAGAGTCATACAATAACTATGCAATTGCCTCAGCTAATCAAGATAGTTTAGATTTAGCATTGAATTATTTCAATAAATCTCTAAAAATTGAAGAATCTCTTAATGATAAAAAAGGAATTTCAGAATCTTTAAATAACGTTGGTGGTATTTATTATTACAAAGGGGATTTAGATAAAGCTTTAGAAAGCTTTTTAAAGGTAATAGATGTTGAAAAAGAAATAAAAAATTATGGAGGAGTTGCTTCAACATACAATAATATTGCTCAGGTATTTTTAGATTTTAAAGAATCTTCACAAGCAATAAAATATATTGATAGCGCTTATTTTTACGCAACCAAGTATAAAGTTTCTGAAGATTTATTAACTAGTCTTAATAATTATATAGCTTATAATGAAAGTATAGAAGATTATAAAAAAGCAAGTAAATATTATAAAGAATATATAAAAGTAAATGATAGTATTCTCAATAGAAATAATTTAAATGTTCTTCATGAAACAGAAGTTAAATATCAAACCGAGAAAAAAGAAAGAGAAATTTTAGTCCAAAAAGCCAAAATAGCCGAGAAAAACACCATTATAATTAGTGTCATTTCGTTGTTATTATTAAGTGTACTTCTAGGTTATTTTCTTTATAGCAAACAAAAAATGAAAACCCTTCAACTCATAAAAGAACGCGAGTTGCAAGACGCTTTATTGAAAATTGAAACCCAAAATAAACTTCAAGAACAACGTTTGCAAATTTCCAGAGATTTGCATGATAACATTGGTTCCCAACTCACATTTATTATTTCATCTATCGATAATTTAAAATTTGCGCTGGGAAATCAAAATCCAAAAGTGGATGAGAAGTTAACCAAAATAAGTTCGTTTACACGCGAAACTATTGTAGAACTTCGCGATACCATTTGGGCCATGAATAAAGAAGAAATTACGGTTGAAGATTTAGAAACTCGCATTTCAAATTTTATTGAAAATGCTAAAATTTCATTAACAGGAACCCAATTTAATTTTATAAGTAATTTAAATTCAACCGACTTAAAACCGTTTTCGTCACGTGACGGAATGAATATTTACCGCATCATTCAAGAAAGTGTAAATAATGCAATAAAACATGGAAATGCTTCTAAAATTGAAGTTTCAATTCAAGAAGTTAATAAAAGAATTTTAGTCGAAATAACAGATAACGGCAGCGGTTTTAATATTCAAGAAGTAGAAAAAGGAAATGGTTTAAATTCAATTCAAAAACGAGCTTCTGAATTAAACGGAAATCTTGAAATGATTTCCAATCATCAAGGAACAACTGTTTCACTTGACTTAAAGAAGCAACTGTTATAA